From Chiloscyllium punctatum isolate Juve2018m chromosome 36, sChiPun1.3, whole genome shotgun sequence, the proteins below share one genomic window:
- the LOC140460357 gene encoding uncharacterized protein isoform X2, with amino-acid sequence MKIEPDPNCNFFPLSNICAPPERISSHGHPGQPVVIQEEEAYLRSCTRTVRGRGSGPDRISTKWARPTLNRPDSDSSPRNPTRSSPSLHSGRPTSYVIEKLLPMNP; translated from the exons atgaagattgagcctGACCCCAACTGCAACTTCTTTCCTCTatccaacatct gtgcaccacctgaacGAATCAGTAGCCATGGTCATCCAGGGCAGCCTGTGGTTATCCAAGAGGAGGAAGCTTATCTGAG GAGTTGCACTAGGACCGTGCGGGGGCGTGGGTCCGGCCCTGACCGCATTTCGACCAAGTGGGCCCGCCCCACACTCAACAGACCCGACTCCGACTCCAGCCCCAGGAATCCAACGAGGTCTTCACCTTCCTTGCATTCCGGAAGACCCACGAGCT ATGTGATTGAAAAGCTTCTCCCAATGAATCCTTGA
- the LOC140460357 gene encoding uncharacterized protein isoform X1 gives MEKPWKCGDCGKGFRVPSALETHRRSHTREKPFSCPECGKAFSDSPALLRHRRVHTGERPFSCLKCEKAFNDSSALMRHQRVHTGERPFRCPDCGKVFTRSSHLVIHRRVHTGEKPFPCPKCGKAFSDSSDLLAHRRVHTGERPFTCSVCGKCFTRSSDLLKHRRVHTGERPFTCLECGKGFAVSSTLLTHQRVHTGERPFACPECGQKFTMSCSLNKHQRRHQFSQQSDSASNTAEGHPQD, from the coding sequence atggagaaaccatggaagtgtggcgactgcgggaaaggcttccgtgtcccgtctgccctggagacacatcggcgcagtcacaccagggagaagcCATTCTCCTGTCCTGAATGCGGGAAGGCGTTCAGTGATTCccctgccctgctgaggcaccgacgggtgcacacaggggagaggcccttcagctgcctcaAGTGTGAGAAGGCCTTCaatgattcctctgccctgatgaggcaccagcgggtgcaCACAGGAGAGAGGCCCTTCCGCTGCCCAGATTGTGGGAAGGTGTTCACTCGCTCCTCCCACCTCGTGATTCACCGACGGGTCCATACCGGTGAGAAGCCCTTCCCCTGCCCCaaatgtgggaaggccttcagcgattcctctgacctgctggcccaccggcgggtccacaccggtgagaggccattcacctgctctgtctgCGGGAAGTGCTTTACACGCTCttccgacctgctgaagcaccggcgggtccacactggggagaggccgttcacctgcctcgagtgcgggaagggctttgctGTCTCCTCCACTCTACTgacgcaccagcgggtccacactggggagaggccgtttgcCTGCCCCGAATGTGGGCAGAAGTTCACAATGTCCTGCAGCTTGAACAAGCACCAGCGGAGGCACCAATTCTCCCAACAATCCGATTCTGCCAGTAACACTGCTGAGGGTCatccccaggactga